GGAAGATTGAGTTTGGAGACCAGGTTCAGGTCAGAAACCGGCTTCGATTTCAGGAGAGAGGACACAAGTTTTGCGGCGAAACCTGGTGCAGGAGTCATTCTAGAATTTCCGGCGACGACATCCAATTCTTCATCGGGTACATATATCTGCGGGTGAAACTCTTCAGAAACCAGTAAGAGGCCGCCCACATGATCAGGGTGATAGTGTGTTATCAGTACAATTTCTGGGTTAACGCCAAGGTTCCTGTAAAATTCCACAATTTTTCTGCCTGAACTCTTCATCCCCGCATCGATAAGGATGCCTTTGCCATTCA
The sequence above is a segment of the Thermoplasmataceae archaeon genome. Coding sequences within it:
- a CDS encoding MBL fold metallo-hydrolase encodes the protein MKLTENIELIDGTMANCYSVNLNGKGILIDAGMKSSGRKIVEFYRNLGVNPEIVLITHYHPDHVGGLLLVSEEFHPQIYVPDEELDVVAGNSRMTPAPGFAAKLVSSLLKSKPVSDLNLVSKLNLPGVQVIDTKGHTPASTSYFFPDFKALFVGDALVTKGKEITLNKAFTLNLEDAERSKAKIMGFHGVTIYPGHGNSLLLP